From one Enterococcus sp. DIV2402 genomic stretch:
- a CDS encoding TPM domain-containing protein, with amino-acid sequence MKKFFYLFTLFLGLFVFVAPSYAAEAVNDEAGLFTEQEIQELNQLAEELNDKIKGEVFILTTNRSYSDPEEFTDLYLSSQIGNDNNGMALMVNMTYRDYHISTSGNMIDYLTDRRIENMKESIQESLSAGDYFTAAKNYLSEASQYVSDGVPRGHYRIDRETGKITYYKTITFWEAFFALLAAAILSTVFFFVIKSRYQLKMGGYRYPYNEKSSLKLSQKEDRLTNSFVTTRRIPRNTSSGGGSGGGGGGSTTHSTGGGSFGGGGGKF; translated from the coding sequence ATGAAAAAATTCTTTTATCTCTTCACCCTATTTTTAGGTCTGTTTGTCTTTGTTGCTCCAAGTTATGCTGCAGAAGCAGTGAACGATGAAGCGGGATTATTTACTGAGCAAGAAATTCAAGAATTAAATCAATTAGCAGAAGAACTCAACGATAAAATTAAAGGTGAAGTTTTCATTCTTACCACTAATCGTAGCTATAGCGATCCAGAAGAATTCACCGATTTGTACCTAAGTAGCCAAATTGGAAATGATAATAATGGAATGGCCTTAATGGTCAATATGACTTATCGTGATTATCATATCTCTACTTCGGGAAACATGATTGATTATCTTACCGATCGACGAATTGAAAATATGAAAGAATCTATCCAAGAGTCTCTTTCAGCAGGAGATTACTTTACTGCCGCAAAAAATTATTTATCCGAAGCCAGTCAATATGTTTCTGATGGCGTACCTAGAGGCCATTATCGAATAGATCGTGAAACTGGTAAGATTACGTACTATAAAACCATAACCTTTTGGGAAGCTTTTTTTGCCTTACTTGCAGCAGCCATTCTTAGCACTGTATTCTTCTTTGTCATTAAGTCGAGATATCAATTAAAAATGGGTGGTTACCGCTATCCATACAATGAAAAATCTTCTTTAAAACTTAGTCAAAAAGAAGACCGTTTAACCAATTCTTTTGTCACTACCAGACGTATTCCTCGCAATACTTCAAGTGGTGGTGGCTCTGGTGGTGGCGGCGGTGGCAGCACGACTCATTCAACTGGTGGTGGTTCATTCGGTGGTGGCGGAGGAAAATTCTAA
- a CDS encoding TFIIB-type zinc ribbon-containing protein, producing MEVITHKCPNCDGALTFDPSDQKFHCPYCLSVFTEAEVTAFEASQKEARLADTDDVTAPIEEEQEATDDSAMDLFLCPSCGAEIVTDSTTAATYCYFCHNPVVLSGRLSGKLLPNKVLPFAVEKEVATENFLKWAQKKWFVPRDFFNKDQVEKLTGVYFPYWAVDAEADGELSGTATSIRVWRVGDLEYTETKQYDVLRKGKLSFKELIKNALSKNTQQKMVEGVQPFQLEKAVEFKNQYLAGFQAEKRDIEYPDIENSVRNELANYGENLLSNSVSGYTSFRRTHQNFQLTKEDNQYVLLPVWLVTYRSNDRSKKVFYYAMNGQTGKVSGVLPISYKKLGFTTVGIFAVLASLFMIAGYLI from the coding sequence ATGGAAGTAATTACACATAAATGTCCGAACTGTGATGGTGCCTTAACTTTTGATCCTAGTGATCAAAAGTTTCACTGTCCCTATTGTTTAAGCGTATTCACAGAAGCAGAAGTGACGGCTTTTGAAGCTAGTCAAAAAGAAGCTCGTCTTGCAGATACAGATGATGTGACGGCACCCATTGAAGAAGAGCAAGAAGCCACCGATGACAGTGCTATGGATTTATTTCTCTGTCCAAGTTGTGGCGCAGAAATTGTAACGGATTCGACGACTGCTGCAACCTATTGTTATTTCTGCCACAATCCAGTCGTTCTTTCGGGGCGTTTGAGCGGAAAACTTTTACCAAATAAAGTCTTACCCTTTGCAGTAGAAAAAGAAGTTGCAACAGAAAATTTCTTAAAATGGGCACAGAAAAAATGGTTTGTTCCACGAGATTTTTTCAACAAAGATCAAGTAGAAAAATTAACAGGGGTTTATTTCCCTTATTGGGCGGTTGATGCAGAAGCAGACGGTGAACTTTCAGGAACGGCCACTTCCATACGAGTATGGCGAGTGGGCGATTTAGAATATACCGAAACTAAACAATATGATGTCTTGCGCAAAGGAAAATTATCTTTTAAAGAGTTAATTAAAAACGCCTTATCTAAAAATACGCAACAAAAAATGGTTGAAGGTGTTCAACCGTTTCAATTAGAAAAAGCCGTAGAGTTTAAAAATCAATATCTCGCAGGGTTTCAAGCAGAAAAACGAGATATTGAATACCCTGATATTGAAAATTCGGTACGGAATGAATTGGCAAATTATGGTGAAAACTTGTTGAGCAATTCCGTCAGTGGTTACACCAGCTTTAGACGAACCCATCAAAATTTTCAATTAACAAAAGAAGACAATCAGTATGTTTTACTTCCTGTTTGGTTAGTCACTTATCGTAGCAATGATCGCTCAAAAAAAGTTTTCTATTATGCGATGAATGGCCAAACTGGAAAAGTCAGTGGTGTCTTGCCAATTAGTTATAAAAAATTAGGTTTCACTACCGTGGGAATTTTTGCAGTGTTAGCTTCACTCTTTATGATTGCGGGGTATCTGATATGA